The region CAAGCTTCACCAAATCTCGCACCTGCTCCTCGGTGCCCCATCCAGGAATGGTACTTCCCCAGAAAATGAAGTGCACGCCGACATGGATGATCGTTCGGAAGGCAATGTCTTCATTGATGTCCTTGTACCCTTCTGCAAAGCCCTCGATAACCCAAACACCTGCATCAATATCTTTGAAGTGCTTGAGCATGTACAGCTCGGCAATCATTTGGCCTAGATCAAGAGCTCGAGAACCGCGCTGGGCCAGTTCCCAGTCCGTGATGAAGAGCGGCGTTACTGGTACTGGCTCGTCGAGCGCTGATTTGGGAATTAGGACGCTGCAGCCATTAGCAAGCCTAATCCCGTTAAGATAAGAGCGATAGAACCTACTTCCCAGACCAAAAGTTCCCATGAATCGGCCCAATCAGGTGTCCATCCCCCTCCAGCTCTCCCTTCGCAGCCTCCCTAACCTTCTCAAAAACCTCACGGCTCTCACCCAGAATCTCCGGATAAACATCAATCTTATTCAAAATCCCATCATAGTTAATCGCAAACTTCAAATCACGCATATCCGTAAACCCCGCAAACCGACTCGCAACACCCTCCTGAGCCGGCTCACCAACCCAGAAATGGAACGAGCGCAGCCACGCACCCAGCGTGCGTCCAATTGACAGCGTCCATTCCTTTGAAATACTACCAGCCACGCCGGGGGTCCGCATGAACGTCTTAAGATCTACAGCGCTGGGCAAGTCTTCCATGACCTGTGTGTGCGTTGGGCGGCTGAAGTGGAAAAGCTTGGGCGTTTTGACGGTGATTTGGTACCTTTGACCATCCTTGCTTGAGCCGGGGCCGGGCCCAGCTATAGAGCCTTCATGTGTTGTTGTTACGCTGCGCATCCCGTCTAGGGCGCGCAGGGCGAATTCTTCGACGAGCTTTTACGCAGTcagctttcttctcttttgttGAGTATTTTGGGAAGGGATGGTAGCATACACATCGCTCGGCACTGAGCTTAAAGTCCGCGTTCGAGGCGAGATAGTCCTCGGCATGCTTCACGATGATGGTGCTGGTTCCATCGGGGAGGGGTTGAGATAGAACACCGCGGTAGAGGAAATTTGCCGTTCCACCGCTCAATTGGGTGAGGGAGGAGCAGGCGAAGGGCGTGCTGGATAGGTCCTTTGCAACAGCAGCTTTTATCTTGGATTCCGCCATGGTGGTGTGTTTTTCTGTGTGTTGTTGAGTTTCCGGTGCTGCGATGGACGTTGTAGAGCGGGGTCTATTTTGGGTTTAGTGTCAAGGGTCCTGTCGATGGATGACGTCAGGAGTATACAAACAACTGAACAATTACAATTGGAGCTGCTTTACAAATGTAGAGTGAGTACTACAAGAGGATGAAATAAGTGCCCTTCTCATTAATGTGGATGCTACTCTTGTTGACCCATGATAAGGGAATCGAATGGTTCCCAAGACCATTGTTGCGTTGACCGCATAACTGACAGTAGTCTACTTCTATGGGCAAGTATCAAACGACTTCTAGCTAGCCCTAGACTATAAATAGCCCTTGTTACCATACTTGTGGCTTCTAAAGGTGTCGTCGCCAAGTCCACAGCGCTTCAAACAATTATATTCCCGAATGTGTATATCCAACTCGCAATATTGCGCTTAAATACATGTTTACAAACACTTAACTCATTAACATACTCTCTAGGCCGGTCATGAAAAGCATATTTCGGTATCAATCCAAAAGAGCAACCAAGAAACTCCGAGTCAAATTATGCGTCGTTCCGCTTCGTCGTAATCTTGACCACCCATTCTCCGATATCGCGCATATACTCCTCCTTCATGCCATCCGGCTCACCATGAATCTGGTGGTAGCCGCCATCAAAAGTCTTCCACGTCTTCGCATCAGCATCGCCCTCGCTGTACGGCTCGAGTCTATCATAGAGCTGCTTCGAGATGGTGTATGACGTGATCATGTCCTTGGACCCGTGCGCCCAGAAGACAGGGCAGGGGAGCCGTGTGGCTAGATGCTCGGGTGCTGGTTTGTCCGGTTGGGACAGCGTTGTTAGGTCGCTTTCACGTTGGAGTCTGGCAGGGGAGTGAGCAAACGAAATGACACAAAATAGAAATGAAGAGTAAAAGCTTACAACGCATCAAGTCCCTCCAGGGTACCCGTATTATGGCACAGCGGGTCATTCTTATACAGCTCCTGGACACCACGGTCCCGACTCGCAAACTCGATATTAAGCGGCTGCTTCCATTTGAACTTCGGAATGAGGTTCGCAACAAGCTTGCCCACCTTCACAACGAGCCAATTGGGGTGACTCGCCGGGTCGAGGCCGATATACGGCGCATCTAAGATCCAGCCTGCAATGGGTGGTCTGCTCCCGCTAAGTTCGGAGTCCTTGGAGAGCAGGTAGCAGGCAGACTCCTGTCCGCCCATGCTGTGGCCCATGACGAACAGCGGAGTGCGCTGGATGTCCGGGATCGTGGAGGCGATGTGCTTCAGGGCCTCGTTGATTTCACGTACGATCTGCGGCGTTCGGCCAATGTCGCCGAGGTGTGCTTTTGTCTTGATGGTCTTACCCCAGCCGCGACGGTCCCAGCCATGTATCTTGATGGGATAATTGGTGGCCAgctgggtgaagaaggagtcGTAGTGATCACAGCGGTCACTGAAGCCATGCAGGAATGCAATATGGGCTTTTGGGGTTTCGGTGGGCTAGAGGTCCGATTAGTTGCTTGTCTATTACACGTAGTAGGCTGGGATGCCTAAGGCTGGAGCCGGGGCTGGTGATGGCTGCTTCTCTAACATACTTCCCAGACCCGTGAGTAAACCTCGAGGCCGTCGCTTAGGTTGAAcgagctgctggaactggTCGCCATGACTGCTACGTGGATAACAGGTTGAGAAAAGGGGaaaggggagaaaagaaaagtaaaTAGACTCCTTTGTTTGAAGAAGTCCGCAAAGCTGAGCTTTCACGTGCGAGAGCTGACACCACGTGATCTCACTGACGCCGTTGTGTAACTATACGAGAGGACCAATAGGTTCAATGGTTTTTCATGGGCAAATCCAGCTTAATGACGCCGAGAACGGTCCTATCGCATGGTTTACCAGTTGGGTTTGTCTTATCGCTGAGATCACATTCGGAATGGCTGGGCCGACAACTACACCTAAACCATCAAAGTATATAACTGCATAGCAGAACAAGATTGTAACATATCCCATATCAGGATGATGCTTATCACATGGATTGATAAATGCAATTCTAGTAATACTAGGTAGTAAACAACAAGCAATATGAGATTCAACCAAAGTGAGCATACGGGTAAGTTATGCTCTAGGCTTCAACTCCAATAGCCCGATGAAAGGATAGACACTATCTATACACCCGCAATCTCAGCCTTCATCCCAACATTCCCAGCAGGCGTAATAATCTCCACCGCACTCTTCTTGTCCGCTCCCTCCGTCAACACAATCCGATACTCATCCTCCGCATACAACGGGCTTGTCGCGCGGTACGAAATCTTCTCAGGTAGCACCACATCCAAGTTCTCAGAGTCTCCGCCACCACGGAGATCCCTCCATAGATCCAATATCGAGATTAGGTTCAATGGTCCGTGCACGACGATATCTCTATGCCCTTCGACATCCCGCGCCCACGGCAGCGAGTAGTGGATTTTGTGCGGATTGAAGGTTAGCGCTGAGAAGCGAAAGAGTGTTACAGCTGTTTGGCGCAGTGTGCGGGTATGCGTGAGGCCGCTCGATGATGTTGCTGCGGAGGCGGGGTGCGtggatggaggggatggggGTGGAAGGTTTtgtgctgttcctgttcctgtcgGGGTTGGAAGCGCTTTGCGAAAGACCCAGTCCCTGTATACCAGTTAGTAAATACATCCGCCACCAAGCAAGGGCTAAGACTAGGAAAATGAGATGGGTACGTACCGTCGATCAACAACGGCAACGCCCTGCGCATTGCTGAACtccttctcgacgccgaCAACGATCATCTCCTCCCCTGTCTTCCGGACTATCTTCGGTTCCGCGCTCAGAACCCTCGTTGTCTCTGTGACGTTATCGCCGACGCGCAATGGGTTCGGTTTGCCGTTTTGTCGCGGCCACGATACCTCCCCGCCTGCCCACATGCGCCGTGTGAATGGATGCGCGGGGTTATAACTGGAATCTGTGCCGTCGGCGCCGAGTTCATTTTCAAGGAAAGCGGGTGTAAAGTAGACTAGGTGGTATCCAGCGGGGACCGGTGTTCCGGGCGCAGGCTCGACATCGGCAGTGGAGGTATCGTTtagggtggtggtgctggagAGGTGCGGGGAGGcagggaagagagagggtCGGTTGAGTGTTAAGGAAAGGAGGCGGAGCTGGTTTGCGTCGAGGGGTTGGGTGCGGGTTTGGGGGCCTAGGGATTGAAAGCGTGAGAGGAATGAGGTTGCGATTGTTGATGCGGAGGCGTCGGAGGTCGATGAGGAGAAGCggaggtggaagaggcgggtggtgaggagggatCGCGTCGTCCACCGGGTGGCTGGTGTTGAAAGTAGCATGGTTATAGCAATTGTATTCAGCTGGTCCTCTCTTTTGGGATTGCGACCATGCGATTGCGAGTTGTCGAGGTCAAATCCAGTAATTAAGTGGTGAGTGTCTGCGGGGACACCAATAAAGCCTTCTCGAAGCCTCGGATAAGCCGTTCCGAGACCGGAAGAGACCATATAGGCGTTTCCGAGAGACCGGCCTTCACTACAACGTTTACAGCTAGAGGTGCATCGGTGTTTTATGTAAAGTAACTTATGagatatattagtatatacaTAACTAAACCGAGTTCAGGCGTCTATCAGTCAGGCAGAATCAAGCCGTCGAAACTACCTGTTGGAGTCTATCAACTACAGCTTCACCTGTCCACCCTGGATCTTATCCCAGTCCTTCGCCTCAAACGGGAGATATTTATCTCCCTGCAGCCAGTACAGCTTGTCTGTGTCCCCAACCCGCCCAGGGTCAACACCCTCGGTCCGCAACAcgtgcttctgctgcttaTTGTTACCCGTCGCCTGCATTTCAGTCGTGACACGCAGGAAAATCGGCGCAGCGAAGCGGGGAAGGTTGCGCAGAGCGTGTGCTGCAAGACTCGTAAGAGAGTCGGGAGATGGTGGCAGAAGCACCGACTGATCGGGTGCCTGCAGCTGGTTGTCGAACACAATGGCAGCACAGCCGGCGCGGCCATCGTGGTTGGGCAAGGATACACCATAAACGTTGGCTTCATGTACATCTGGATGAGCACCGAGCACTTCCGATACCTCGCTGGTCGATACGTTCTCACTCTTCCACCGGAAGGTGTCGCCTAGACGGTCGGAGAAGTACCATCGGCCGTCTTTATCCCATCGGATCATGTCGCCGGTGCGGAAATAGGCGTCGCCCTTGTACAGAACATCACGGATGATCTTGCTTTCCGTCGCCTTGGAGTTACGGTAATAGCCTTGGAATGTTTCTGCCGGGTCAGCGGGATCGATGGCGTACAGGAGTTCGCCCGCTTCCCCCCGAGGGACCGCTCTACAGAAACCTGTCTGGGGATCGCGCCGTGGCTCCTGCGATTCCTGGTCCACCTCGACAATAGTGAGGCCACGGCCGAGGAGCCATCCGCTGAACAGGCCATTGCGGCCAATTGCCCCCGCGCTGAAGTCGTTCGTCGAGAAGTTCCACGTCCCCCCGGTACCCTCCGTAGCGGCGTAGAATTCGGCAACAGTGGGCACATCGAAGCGCTGTTTGAAGCGGTTCCAAACATCCGGGCGTAATCCGTTTCCATACACTACTCGAACGTTGTGCTTCTTGTCCAAGTCTTCCCCGGTCGCCGAATCAATCTCGGGAGGGGCGGCGAGCAGATATCTCAATGTTTCGCCAACATATTGGATGACGGTGGCGTCATTCTCGCGTACCTCTTTCATGAAGTTTCTCGCGGAGAACTTGCGACCCACGATCAGCGTAGACCCGACAGCTAGCGTAGCTACGAACCCCAAGATGGAGGCGGACGAATGGTAAAGGGGCATGCACTGGTTTTCATGTTAGTTACACAAAAGCACTGCAGGGAAAGTTCACATACAGTAAAGACCCGGTCCTGCTTGGCCAGTTCAATGAAAGTACTGACAAAGACGCTCCCTGCCCAACACTTCCTCCAGCTAACAATGGCCGGCTTCGGCAGCCCGGTTGTACCGCTGGTGTAGATCAAAATGGCCATATCCCGGAGCTCAACACCGGCGCGAACCTTGTCATCTTCACGGATTGCCTCTGTTTGCAATATCTGGGCCTCGATATCCGGAGTATGAAAGATAACTTCCATTGCGCCACCGTCTTCCCTGAAATCAGGCGCTGAGAACGCCGACCTCTCATCGGGACCAAAAGACGAAcggacatcctcatcaactaTCAGCAACCGGGCAGTCGACGTGCGAACCGAATGCGTCAAGGGCTTTCCGGTCAGGTTGTAGTTGATGAAGGCAGGTACCGCGCCAATACTCCAGAGACCGAGCCAGATGAATATGAAAGTTGACGAGTTCATCATGTTCAGGGCGACAATCTCACGGGGCTTGACGCCGTGAACTCTCTTGAACCAAGTACCATATCGCAGCGCCAGCATATACGTTTCGTGGAAGGTCCAGCTGCGGCCATTATAAACGACGAAAGGCCGGTCTTTCGAAGAGGGGTCGAGCGCATGGTTTTCCAGGATGTAGAAAAGGTTCAGGTTGTCGCGGCGCAGCGCAAGGCGAGATTTTATGATGGACTTGAAGAGCCCATGAAAGATCTTTGCGTCATAGAAGAGGGAGTACCTGGCGTTCAAGTAGGCGAGGGTGGTCGCAAGTGCCGGGCCGGCGAGCGAGAGGGGAATATCTATTGTCAAGTTAAGAAGCGCGTTTAAGCAAAGAAACCTAGTGGTGAGTACATACCAAGTGGCAGCGGAACAGGCATGGTTATGTTGTGTCAAGAATGAAGGAAAAGGTATCTAATGTCGCTCACCCAgcggagacgaggaaggGGAGGCTCGATAAAAAAGAGAAATTAAAGAGGACCGATGAACAGGCCATGGGgcaaaagaaagaatcaAGGGAAGCTCGAAGAGACCGGGGAAGCATGGTGGCCAACCAAAATAACCTCACCAAGCAGGTGGACTCTTGTCAAGCCAGAATCagcagctggagctgggcaaCCCAGAATGGATAGAGGGGAGTTACCTCGGCTGGCGCAACGGCAAGCTCGGGATCGGCATTAGCAGTTATGCTAGCATTAAAGTGGGATAACTGCTGTCGCCACCAATAAAATGCACCAGAAGTCATGAATAACTCATTGACTGAGGAAAACCCACCCGAGCGATGTGGAGTGCAGCTGATCCCCACTAGTACGGAGTAAGGAGTCAAGGCCATTGACTCAATGGACTGCGGAGTCTCGATGTTGTTGGGACTTAGAAACTGCTGGCCGTTGCTATACAAATGCCTTCACATGCTTCAGCAGCAAGGACCGAAATATGTTGGACGTAGAATCAGATTTATGGTGTATCTATATCAGGCCTGCGCCTTCTTTTTAATTACAGGTACATCTTCGTATCCGTCTTCCAGGAACTCCTCCAATGCCGCGAGCCCGTCTTCCAGCACCTGCGT is a window of Aspergillus puulaauensis MK2 DNA, chromosome 4, nearly complete sequence DNA encoding:
- a CDS encoding uncharacterized protein (COG:S;~EggNog:ENOG410PNAW;~InterPro:IPR011009) yields the protein MAESKIKAAVAKDLSSTPFACSSLTQLSGGTANFLYRGVLSQPLPDGTSTIIVKHAEDYLASNADFKLSAERCLVEEFALRALDGMRSVTTTHEGSIAGPGPGSSKDGQRYQITVKTPKLFHFSRPTHTQVMEDLPSAVDLKTFMRTPGVAGSISKEWTLSIGRTLGAWLRSFHFWVGEPAQEGVASRFAGFTDMRDLKFAINYDGILNKIDVYPEILGESREVFEKVREAAKGELEGDGHLIGPIHGNFWSGNVLIPKSALDEPVPVTPLFITDWELAQRGSRALDLGQMIAELYMLKHFKDIDAGVWVIEGFAEGYKDINEDIAFRTIIHVGVHFIFWGSTIPGWGTEEQVRDLVKLGRDLITMAWERERGWFRGSVWEVLFRARH
- a CDS encoding acylglycerol lipase (BUSCO:EOG092638EN;~COG:I;~EggNog:ENOG410PREB;~InterPro:IPR022742,IPR029058;~MEROPS:MER0031618;~PFAM:PF12697,PF12146) — its product is MATSSSSSFNLSDGLEVYSRVWEPTETPKAHIAFLHGFSDRCDHYDSFFTQLATNYPIKIHGWDRRGWGKTIKTKAHLGDIGRTPQIVREINEALKHIASTIPDIQRTPLFVMGHSMGGQESACYLLSKDSELSGSRPPIAGWILDAPYIGLDPASHPNWLVVKVGKLVANLIPKFKWKQPLNIEFASRDRGVQELYKNDPLCHNTGTLEGLDALLQRESDLTTLSQPDKPAPEHLATRLPCPVFWAHGSKDMITSYTISKQLYDRLEPYSEGDADAKTWKTFDGGYHQIHGEPDGMKEEYMRDIGEWVVKITTKRNDA
- a CDS encoding hydroxyacyl-thioester dehydratase HTD2 (COG:S;~EggNog:ENOG410PIBR;~InterPro:IPR029069); protein product: MVSSGLGTAYPRLREGFIGVPADTHHLITGFDLDNSQSHGRNPKREDQLNTIAITMLLSTPATRWTTRSLLTTRLFHLRFSSSTSDASASTIATSFLSRFQSLGPQTRTQPLDANQLRLLSLTLNRPSLFPASPHLSSTTTLNDTSTADVEPAPGTPVPAGYHLVYFTPAFLENELGADGTDSSYNPAHPFTRRMWAGGEVSWPRQNGKPNPLRVGDNVTETTRVLSAEPKIVRKTGEEMIVVGVEKEFSNAQGVAVVDRRDWVFRKALPTPTGTGTAQNLPPPSPPSTHPASAATSSSGLTHTRTLRQTAVTLFRFSALTFNPHKIHYSLPWARDVEGHRDIVVHGPLNLISILDLWRDLRGGGDSENLDVVLPEKISYRATSPLYAEDEYRIVLTEGADKKSAVEIITPAGNVGMKAEIAGV
- a CDS encoding putative long-chain fatty acid transporter (COG:I;~EggNog:ENOG410PFBH;~InterPro:IPR000873,IPR020845,IPR030310,IPR042099, IPR025110;~PFAM:PF00501,PF13193;~TransMembrane:2 (i122-140o273-296i);~go_function: GO:0004467 - long-chain fatty acid-CoA ligase activity [Evidence IEA];~go_process: GO:0006633 - fatty acid biosynthetic process [Evidence IEA]) gives rise to the protein MPVPLPLDIPLSLAGPALATTLAYLNARYSLFYDAKIFHGLFKSIIKSRLALRRDNLNLFYILENHALDPSSKDRPFVVYNGRSWTFHETYMLALRYGTWFKRVHGVKPREIVALNMMNSSTFIFIWLGLWSIGAVPAFINYNLTGKPLTHSVRTSTARLLIVDEDVRSSFGPDERSAFSAPDFREDGGAMEVIFHTPDIEAQILQTEAIREDDKVRAGVELRDMAILIYTSGTTGLPKPAIVSWRKCWAGSVFVSTFIELAKQDRVFTCMPLYHSSASILGFVATLAVGSTLIVGRKFSARNFMKEVRENDATVIQYVGETLRYLLAAPPEIDSATGEDLDKKHNVRVVYGNGLRPDVWNRFKQRFDVPTVAEFYAATEGTGGTWNFSTNDFSAGAIGRNGLFSGWLLGRGLTIVEVDQESQEPRRDPQTGFCRAVPRGEAGELLYAIDPADPAETFQGYYRNSKATESKIIRDVLYKGDAYFRTGDMIRWDKDGRWYFSDRLGDTFRWKSENVSTSEVSEVLGAHPDVHEANVYGVSLPNHDGRAGCAAIVFDNQLQAPDQSVLLPPSPDSLTSLAAHALRNLPRFAAPIFLRVTTEMQATGNNKQQKHVLRTEGVDPGRVGDTDKLYWLQGDKYLPFEAKDWDKIQGGQVKL